One genomic window of Monodelphis domestica isolate mMonDom1 chromosome 1, mMonDom1.pri, whole genome shotgun sequence includes the following:
- the TLDC2 gene encoding TLD domain-containing protein 2, translating to MRGLRWRYTQLPTQPDDPLPGENEAEVMAQAMPTAQGPGIEEAWVPTLGESKVLHVEEFRQLVPHFPPRFIGHSWTLVYCTARDGFSLKNLYRRMEGQSSPVLLVLRDRDGQIFGAFSSTAIRVSSCFYGTGETFLFSFSPQLKVFKWTGRNSFFIKGDQDLLVMGSGSGHFGLWLDGDLNHGGSRPCATFNNEVLARQEEFFLQELEAWTLS from the exons ATGAGAGGGCTCCGATGGCGCTACACCCAGCTG CCAACCCAACCAGATGACCCACTGCCaggagagaatgaggctgaggTTATGGCCCAGGCCATGCCAACAGCCCAGGGCCCAGGCATTGAAGAGGCTTGGGTCCCCACCCTAGGAGAGAGCAAAGTCCTTCACGTGGAGGAGTTCAGGCAG CTTGTCCCACACTTTCCCCCTCGGTTCATTGGCCACTCATGGACGCTGGTTTACTGCACTGCAAGGGACGGTTTCAGCCTCAAGAATTTGTATCGGAGAATGGAGGGCCAGAGCTCCCCTGTGCTCCTAGTCCTCAGGGATAGGGATGGCCAG ATATTCGGTGCTTTCTCCTCGACGGCCATCCGGGTCAGCAGCTGTTTTTACGGCACGGGAGaaaccttcctcttctccttctccccccagCTGAAG GTGTTTAAGTGGACGGGCCGAAATTCTTTCTTCATCAAAGGAGACCAGGACTTGCTGGTAATGGGCAGTGGCAG TGGACACTTTGGGCTGTGGCTGGATGGGGATCTGAACCACGGAGGCAGCCGCCCCTGCGCAACCTTCAACAATGAAGTCCTGGCAAGGCAGGAAGAATTCTTCCTGCAGGAATTGGAGGCCTGGACGCTGAGCTGA